One genomic window of Pseudomonas sp. LFM046 includes the following:
- a CDS encoding acyl-CoA dehydrogenase family protein, which translates to MNFELDAAELAVIESAERVARDVLQANAQRYDEAESFCGDSLKALGELGFMGINLPEAYGGFGIGSLAMSRVVEAVAAACASTASALTAHFLATDSILIGATEAQRQEWLPRAASGELLGAFGLTEPAAGSNPADMRTRASRENDGWRIRGSKHYITNAREADFIVLYAKTDAEAGHRGISAFLIPKGTEGITFSSPEKTMGLRGSTIYELALDCWLPASALLGEEGQGFKTAMEVLDRGRVEVAAMSLGIARAAMEYSLGWVQERQIGPKPLAAYQGTQWRLADMHAQLEAARLLTMQAAARRDSGERFSLESATAKLFAAEAAGFITDAALQLHGGYGYIRDLPLERFVRDARILRIFEGTSEVQKIIISRAVLDAARS; encoded by the coding sequence ATGAACTTCGAACTGGACGCCGCGGAACTCGCGGTCATCGAATCCGCCGAGCGCGTCGCACGTGATGTGCTGCAGGCGAACGCCCAACGCTACGACGAAGCCGAGTCGTTCTGTGGCGACAGCCTCAAGGCCCTGGGCGAGCTGGGCTTCATGGGCATCAACCTGCCCGAGGCCTACGGCGGCTTCGGCATCGGCAGCCTGGCGATGAGCCGCGTGGTGGAAGCCGTGGCGGCCGCCTGCGCCTCCACCGCCTCGGCGCTGACCGCGCACTTCCTGGCCACCGACTCCATCCTCATCGGCGCGACCGAGGCGCAGCGCCAGGAATGGCTGCCCCGCGCCGCCAGCGGCGAGCTGCTCGGCGCCTTCGGCCTGACCGAACCCGCCGCCGGCTCCAACCCGGCCGACATGCGCACCCGCGCCAGCCGGGAGAACGACGGCTGGCGCATCCGTGGCAGCAAGCACTACATCACCAACGCCCGCGAAGCCGACTTCATCGTGCTCTATGCCAAGACCGATGCCGAGGCCGGCCACCGTGGCATCAGCGCCTTCCTCATCCCCAAGGGCACCGAGGGCATCACCTTCTCCAGCCCGGAGAAGACCATGGGCCTGCGCGGCAGCACCATCTACGAGCTGGCCCTGGATTGCTGGCTGCCCGCCTCGGCCCTGCTGGGCGAGGAAGGCCAGGGCTTCAAGACTGCGATGGAAGTGCTGGACCGTGGCCGGGTCGAGGTGGCGGCCATGTCCCTGGGCATCGCCCGTGCGGCCATGGAATACAGCCTCGGCTGGGTCCAGGAACGGCAGATCGGGCCCAAGCCCCTGGCCGCCTACCAGGGCACCCAGTGGCGCCTGGCGGACATGCACGCACAACTGGAAGCGGCGCGCCTGCTGACCATGCAGGCGGCGGCTCGCCGCGACTCGGGCGAGCGCTTCAGCCTGGAATCGGCCACCGCCAAGCTGTTCGCCGCCGAGGCCGCCGGCTTCATCACCGATGCCGCCCTCCAGCTGCACGGCGGCTATGGCTACATCCGCGACCTGCCACTGGAACGCTTCGTGCGCGATGCACGCATCCTGCGCATCTTCGAAGGCACCTCCGAGGTCCAGAAAATCATCATCTCCCGCGCCGTACTGGACGCCGCCCGCAGCTGA
- a CDS encoding CoA transferase: MNKQNHTPKPLQGIRVLDLSRVLAGPHCTAMLADLGAEVIKFEVPGHGDDSRHLGPFGEDGESIYFGLINRGKRSVELDFKAPAERQRFLELVADADVVVENFRPGVTQRLGIDFDSLTAHNPRLIYASISGFGQSGPLSARPAYDIVAQAMSGLMSVTGFPETGPTRSGEALGDLCAGVYAAWAISSALFAREFHGAGAQYLDVAMFDVLVSLQMTGLSNLFAHGNAPGLVGNRHPVSTPFDTYRAADGLVVIAVASDKLFRRLCQSMEREALADDPRFVDDGSRTANETALKAEIEAWTGTRRVEQICDLLLDAGVPSSPVWNLAQATGSEQAETRQLLVEAGARSPLVPQPVFFNGSKPHAASPAPHLGEANALFGLTPSGE, encoded by the coding sequence ATGAACAAGCAGAACCACACCCCTAAGCCGCTGCAAGGCATCCGCGTGCTCGATCTCAGCCGCGTGCTGGCCGGCCCGCATTGCACTGCGATGCTGGCCGACCTGGGCGCCGAGGTCATCAAGTTCGAGGTCCCCGGCCACGGCGACGACAGCCGCCACCTGGGCCCCTTCGGCGAGGATGGCGAGAGCATCTACTTCGGCCTGATCAACCGTGGCAAACGCAGCGTCGAACTCGACTTCAAGGCCCCCGCCGAGCGGCAGCGCTTCCTCGAACTGGTGGCCGACGCCGACGTGGTGGTGGAGAACTTCCGCCCCGGCGTGACGCAGCGGCTGGGCATCGATTTCGACAGCCTCACGGCGCACAACCCCCGGCTGATCTACGCCAGCATTTCCGGCTTCGGCCAGAGCGGGCCGCTGTCCGCCCGCCCGGCCTACGACATCGTCGCCCAGGCCATGTCCGGGCTGATGAGCGTGACCGGCTTCCCCGAGACCGGCCCGACCCGCAGCGGCGAAGCCCTCGGCGACCTCTGCGCCGGGGTCTACGCCGCCTGGGCGATCAGCTCCGCGCTGTTCGCCCGCGAGTTCCACGGTGCCGGCGCACAGTACCTCGACGTGGCGATGTTCGACGTGCTGGTCAGCCTGCAGATGACCGGCCTGTCCAACCTCTTCGCGCACGGCAACGCCCCTGGCCTGGTGGGCAACCGCCACCCGGTCTCGACGCCCTTCGACACCTACCGCGCCGCCGATGGCCTGGTGGTGATCGCGGTGGCCAGCGACAAGTTGTTCCGCCGCCTGTGCCAGAGCATGGAACGTGAGGCCCTGGCCGATGACCCGCGCTTCGTCGACGACGGCTCGCGTACCGCCAACGAAACCGCACTGAAGGCGGAGATCGAAGCCTGGACGGGCACCCGCCGCGTCGAGCAGATCTGCGACCTGCTGCTGGACGCCGGCGTGCCCTCCTCTCCCGTGTGGAACCTCGCCCAGGCCACCGGCAGCGAGCAGGCCGAGACCCGCCAACTGCTGGTGGAGGCCGGCGCGCGCTCGCCGCTGGTCCCGCAGCCGGTGTTCTTCAACGGCAGCAAACCCCACGCCGCCTCGCCCGCCCCGCACCTGGGCGAAGCCAATGCCCTGTTCGGCCTGACCCCCTCTGGAGAATGA
- the hutU gene encoding urocanate hydratase — MKASRFRDTEIRAPRGTKLNAKSWLTEAPLRMLMNNLDPEVAENPKELVVYGGIGRAARNWECYDKIVETLKELNDDETLLVQSGKPVGVFKTHANAPRVLIANSNLVPHWANWEHFNELDAKGLAMYGQMTAGSWIYIGSQGIVQGTYETFVEAGRQHYNGNLTGRWVLTAGLGGMGGAQPLAATLAGACSLNIECQQTSIDFRLRSRYVDEQATDLDDALARIAKYTAEGKAISVALLGNAAEILPELVRRGVRPDMVTDQTSAHDPLNGYLPIGWTWEQYRDRAQTEPAAVVKAAKQSMAVHVQAMLDFQKMGVPTFDYGNNIRQMAKEEGVANAFDFPGFVPAYIRPLFCRGIGPFRWAVLSGDPQDIYKTDAKVKELIPDDAHLHRWLDMARERISFQGLPARICWVGLGLRAKLGLAFNEMVRSGELSAPIVIGRDHLDSGSVSSPNRETEAMQDGSDAVSDWPLLNALLNTASGATWVSLHHGGGVGMGFSQHSGMVIVCDGTDEAAARIARVLTNDPGTGVMRHADAGYQIAIDCAKEQGLNLPMITGKR; from the coding sequence ATGAAAGCCTCCCGCTTCCGTGACACCGAAATCCGCGCCCCGCGTGGCACCAAGCTGAACGCCAAGAGCTGGCTGACCGAAGCGCCGCTGCGCATGCTGATGAACAACCTCGACCCCGAGGTGGCGGAGAACCCGAAAGAGCTGGTGGTGTACGGCGGCATCGGCCGTGCCGCGCGCAACTGGGAGTGCTACGACAAGATCGTCGAGACCCTGAAGGAGCTGAACGACGACGAGACCCTGCTGGTGCAATCCGGCAAGCCGGTCGGCGTGTTCAAGACCCACGCCAACGCCCCGCGCGTGCTGATCGCCAACTCCAACCTGGTGCCGCACTGGGCCAACTGGGAACACTTCAACGAACTGGACGCCAAGGGCCTGGCCATGTACGGCCAGATGACCGCCGGCAGCTGGATCTACATCGGTAGCCAGGGCATCGTCCAGGGCACCTACGAAACCTTCGTCGAGGCCGGCCGCCAGCACTACAACGGCAACCTCACCGGCCGCTGGGTGCTCACCGCCGGCCTCGGCGGCATGGGCGGCGCCCAGCCCCTGGCCGCCACCCTGGCCGGCGCCTGCTCGCTGAACATCGAGTGCCAGCAGACCAGCATCGACTTCCGCCTGCGCAGCCGCTACGTCGACGAGCAGGCCACCGACCTGGACGACGCCCTGGCGCGCATCGCCAAGTACACCGCCGAGGGCAAGGCCATCTCCGTCGCCCTGCTGGGCAACGCCGCCGAAATCCTGCCGGAGCTGGTCCGCCGTGGCGTGCGCCCGGACATGGTCACCGACCAGACCAGCGCCCACGACCCGCTGAACGGCTACCTGCCGATCGGCTGGACCTGGGAGCAGTACCGCGACCGCGCGCAGACCGAGCCGGCTGCCGTGGTCAAGGCCGCCAAGCAGTCCATGGCGGTGCACGTGCAGGCCATGCTGGACTTCCAGAAGATGGGCGTGCCGACCTTCGACTACGGCAACAACATCCGCCAGATGGCCAAGGAAGAGGGCGTGGCCAACGCCTTCGACTTCCCCGGCTTCGTCCCGGCCTACATCCGTCCGCTGTTCTGCCGCGGCATCGGCCCGTTCCGCTGGGCGGTGCTGTCGGGTGATCCGCAGGACATCTACAAGACCGACGCCAAGGTCAAGGAACTGATCCCGGACGACGCCCACCTGCACCGCTGGCTGGACATGGCCCGCGAGCGCATCAGCTTCCAGGGTCTGCCGGCGCGGATCTGCTGGGTCGGCCTGGGCCTGCGCGCCAAGCTCGGCCTGGCCTTCAACGAGATGGTCCGCTCCGGCGAGCTGTCCGCGCCGATCGTGATCGGCCGCGACCACCTGGACTCCGGCTCGGTGTCCAGCCCGAACCGCGAAACCGAAGCGATGCAGGACGGCTCCGACGCCGTCTCCGACTGGCCGCTGCTCAACGCCCTGCTGAACACCGCCAGCGGCGCCACCTGGGTTTCGCTGCACCACGGCGGCGGCGTGGGCATGGGCTTCTCCCAGCACTCGGGCATGGTGATCGTCTGTGACGGCACCGACGAAGCGGCGGCGCGTATCGCCCGCGTCCTGACCAACGACCCGGGCACGGGCGTCATGCGCCACGCCGATGCCGGTTACCAGATCGCCATCGACTGCGCCAAGGAACAGGGTCTGAACCTGCCGATGATCACCGGCAAGCGCTGA
- the hutC gene encoding histidine utilization repressor, protein MPHSSDDRASLAAFALESPAPLYARVKDIILQQIRTGVWGPNFKLPSESELFNQLGVSRMTINRALRELTIEGVLVRVQGVGTFVAEAKGHAALFQIHDIAEEITSRGHTHRSEVILLEALANQDAASLPFPLDGVRTLFHSVLVHYENEIPVQIEERFVNADVAPDYLKQDFTRVTPFAYLVQLAPLTEAEHMVEAIQATPTECKLLRIKRTDPCLLIRRRSWSGKGQVGCARLVYPGSRYRLEGRFGQ, encoded by the coding sequence GTGCCCCACTCCTCCGACGACCGCGCATCCTTGGCCGCCTTTGCCCTCGAAAGCCCCGCCCCGCTTTACGCCAGGGTCAAGGACATCATCCTGCAGCAGATTCGTACCGGCGTCTGGGGACCGAACTTCAAGCTTCCCTCCGAGAGCGAGCTGTTCAACCAGTTGGGCGTCAGCCGCATGACCATCAATCGCGCGCTGCGCGAACTCACTATCGAAGGCGTGCTGGTGCGGGTGCAGGGGGTGGGCACGTTCGTTGCCGAAGCCAAGGGCCATGCCGCGCTGTTCCAGATCCATGACATCGCCGAGGAAATCACCTCGCGCGGCCACACCCATCGCAGCGAAGTGATCCTGCTCGAAGCGCTGGCAAACCAGGACGCGGCCTCGCTGCCCTTCCCCCTGGACGGGGTACGCACGCTGTTCCACTCGGTGCTGGTGCACTACGAAAACGAAATCCCGGTGCAGATCGAGGAACGCTTCGTCAACGCGGACGTCGCCCCCGACTACCTGAAGCAGGACTTCACCCGCGTCACCCCCTTCGCCTATCTCGTGCAACTGGCGCCGCTGACCGAAGCCGAGCACATGGTGGAAGCCATCCAGGCGACGCCCACCGAATGCAAGCTGCTGCGCATCAAGCGCACCGATCCCTGCCTGCTCATCCGCCGCCGCAGCTGGTCCGGCAAGGGGCAAGTGGGCTGCGCCCGCCTCGTCTACCCCGGCTCACGCTACCGCCTCGAAGGCCGCTTCGGCCAGTAA
- a CDS encoding DUF4157 domain-containing protein translates to MISTTALACPAGQSKVCVVTCFCAPGSQGDMAPLLEGVNQMASTSLQQWIVESRNNMDASRLQPIPLHIRAQLEPWYDLGVLDTVRYKVGVDDEVNAANTLMQNPDVEAVTLVDVIVFRNAEDAENNVALWAHELHHVKQYQEWGVAGFAQRYTRDYNTVEAPAYKIQAEVRRALKPTMASSAQ, encoded by the coding sequence TTGATTTCCACCACCGCCCTCGCCTGCCCCGCCGGGCAATCGAAGGTCTGCGTGGTGACCTGCTTCTGCGCGCCGGGCAGCCAGGGGGACATGGCGCCGCTGCTGGAAGGCGTCAACCAGATGGCCTCCACCAGCCTGCAGCAGTGGATCGTGGAATCACGCAACAACATGGACGCCAGCCGGTTGCAGCCCATTCCGCTGCACATTCGCGCGCAGCTGGAACCCTGGTACGACCTGGGGGTACTGGATACCGTGCGCTACAAGGTGGGCGTCGACGACGAGGTGAACGCCGCCAACACCCTGATGCAGAACCCCGACGTGGAAGCCGTGACCCTGGTGGACGTGATCGTTTTCCGCAACGCGGAAGACGCCGAGAACAACGTCGCCCTCTGGGCCCACGAACTGCATCACGTGAAGCAGTACCAGGAATGGGGCGTGGCAGGCTTCGCCCAGCGTTACACCCGCGACTACAACACCGTGGAGGCGCCGGCGTACAAGATTCAGGCCGAGGTGAGACGGGCGCTGAAGCCGACCATGGCGAGCAGCGCCCAATAG
- a CDS encoding transporter substrate-binding domain-containing protein — MPIPLVIHRCRAHWLVTLLLAAFWLQPVQAAEPTEYRVGVEQVDYYPIYSAVPPDNQYRGFARDLLDLFAARENLRFTYVVLPVRRLAHAYRAGQLDLVFPDNPRWEAEQKPADIAYSQPVLQFQDAMLVLPQRRGQPRERFHRLGFVRGFTPWKFQDDIAAGRVVIQEAPNPEGLIHMALAGHIDAANMALQVAHFHLKRQGQEHGLVVAPTLLPLANSYYCLSSIRHPELIRRFDAFLQREQQAVQALKAKYEL; from the coding sequence ATGCCGATCCCGCTGGTCATCCACCGCTGCCGAGCGCACTGGTTGGTCACACTGCTGCTCGCCGCTTTCTGGCTCCAGCCTGTGCAGGCCGCCGAGCCGACCGAGTATCGCGTCGGCGTGGAGCAGGTGGATTACTACCCGATCTATTCCGCCGTACCGCCAGACAACCAGTACCGAGGCTTTGCCCGCGACCTGCTGGACCTGTTCGCCGCCCGCGAGAACCTGCGCTTCACCTACGTGGTGCTGCCCGTGAGGCGTCTTGCCCATGCGTACCGTGCGGGCCAGCTTGACCTGGTGTTCCCTGACAACCCGCGCTGGGAGGCGGAGCAGAAACCGGCGGACATCGCCTATTCGCAGCCGGTGCTGCAATTCCAGGACGCCATGCTGGTGCTGCCGCAGCGTCGGGGCCAGCCGCGCGAACGTTTCCACAGGCTCGGCTTCGTTCGCGGCTTCACGCCGTGGAAGTTCCAGGACGATATCGCCGCCGGGCGGGTGGTCATCCAGGAGGCGCCCAATCCCGAGGGGCTTATCCACATGGCGCTGGCTGGCCACATCGACGCGGCCAACATGGCGTTGCAGGTGGCGCACTTCCACCTCAAGCGCCAGGGCCAGGAGCACGGCCTGGTAGTAGCGCCGACGTTGCTGCCGCTCGCCAACAGCTATTACTGCCTGTCCAGCATCCGTCATCCGGAGTTGATCCGCCGCTTCGATGCCTTCCTCCAGCGAGAGCAGCAAGCGGTGCAGGCGTTGAAGGCCAAGTACGAGCTTTGA
- a CDS encoding methyl-accepting chemotaxis protein, with the protein MDLRNLNIGLRAGLGFAVLTLITLALGGFGLMQMNQMDKMSEVVDTKWLPSIVAVNDIGVASSRVRSLTLRMLVQRGESALRETGQQLDAAKQALETAERTYQAMISNAEERTAYDDFAAAKSRYMEQQAQVQTYVQQGKRADAIQVVNSSLHGLADQMSKELQDLAALNKDGAARAAEESDEVFHSAESLILFLLVGAAAVSVFIALVLTRSIVRPLSQAVEVARTVASGDLTRTISIQGRDEPAQLLQSLGEMQQHLRDTIQRIADSSSQLASASEELHAVTEDSNRGLHRQNTEIEQAATAVNEMTAAVEEVARNAVTTSEASRRTDQTAQSGHAQVRQTVDSINQLATDVTVTSEEVGQLADDVRNISQVLNVIRAIAEQTNLLALNAAIEAARAGEQGRGFAVVADEVRALAHRTQQSTTEIEQMIGGIQQGAEKAVGAMQNSMVRAQSTLQVAQAAGEALEDITRAITEINERNLVIASASEQQAQVAREVDRNLVNIRDLAVQTSAGADQTSASSQELSRLAVDLNGLVTRFRV; encoded by the coding sequence GTGGATCTGCGGAACTTGAACATCGGCCTGCGGGCAGGACTGGGATTCGCCGTGCTGACGCTGATCACCCTCGCATTGGGTGGCTTCGGTCTTATGCAGATGAATCAGATGGACAAGATGTCCGAAGTGGTCGACACGAAATGGCTGCCGTCGATCGTCGCCGTGAACGACATCGGCGTCGCCTCGTCCCGTGTCCGGTCGCTGACGTTGCGGATGCTGGTGCAGCGCGGCGAAAGCGCTCTGCGCGAAACCGGCCAGCAGCTCGATGCGGCGAAGCAGGCGCTGGAAACGGCCGAGCGCACGTACCAGGCGATGATCTCCAACGCCGAGGAACGGACCGCCTATGACGACTTCGCTGCGGCGAAATCGCGTTACATGGAACAGCAGGCACAAGTGCAGACGTACGTGCAGCAGGGCAAGCGTGCCGATGCCATCCAGGTCGTGAACTCCAGCCTGCACGGCCTGGCCGACCAGATGAGCAAGGAGCTGCAGGATCTGGCCGCCCTCAACAAGGACGGTGCAGCGCGCGCGGCGGAAGAAAGCGACGAGGTCTTCCACAGTGCCGAGAGTCTGATCCTGTTCCTGCTGGTCGGCGCCGCTGCGGTCAGCGTGTTCATTGCCCTGGTGCTCACCCGCAGCATCGTGCGGCCCCTGTCCCAGGCGGTTGAGGTGGCCCGCACGGTCGCCTCGGGGGATCTCACCAGGACCATCAGCATCCAGGGCCGCGACGAGCCCGCTCAGTTGCTCCAGTCCCTGGGCGAAATGCAGCAGCATCTGCGCGATACCATCCAGCGCATCGCGGATTCCTCCAGCCAGCTGGCGTCTGCTTCCGAGGAACTGCATGCGGTCACCGAGGACTCCAACCGTGGGCTGCACCGGCAGAACACCGAGATCGAGCAGGCAGCCACGGCCGTCAATGAGATGACTGCCGCAGTGGAAGAGGTGGCGCGCAACGCGGTCACGACCTCCGAAGCTTCCCGGCGCACCGACCAGACGGCCCAGAGCGGCCATGCCCAGGTGCGTCAGACGGTCGACTCCATCAATCAGCTGGCGACCGATGTCACGGTCACCTCCGAGGAAGTGGGACAACTGGCCGACGATGTGAGGAATATCAGCCAGGTGCTCAACGTCATTCGCGCTATCGCCGAACAGACCAACCTGCTGGCGCTGAACGCCGCCATCGAGGCGGCCCGTGCCGGCGAGCAGGGGCGCGGTTTCGCGGTGGTCGCGGACGAAGTGCGCGCACTGGCCCACCGGACCCAGCAGTCCACCACGGAAATCGAGCAGATGATCGGCGGCATCCAGCAAGGCGCGGAGAAAGCCGTCGGGGCGATGCAGAACAGCATGGTCCGGGCGCAGTCCACCCTGCAGGTGGCCCAGGCGGCCGGAGAAGCGCTGGAGGACATCACCCGCGCCATCACGGAAATAAACGAGCGCAACCTGGTCATCGCCAGCGCGTCGGAGCAGCAGGCCCAGGTCGCCAGGGAAGTCGATCGCAACCTGGTGAACATCCGCGACCTGGCGGTACAGACCTCGGCCGGTGCCGACCAGACCAGCGCGTCCAGCCAGGAACTGTCGCGGCTGGCCGTGGACCTCAATGGCCTGGTGACCCGCTTCAGGGTCTGA
- a CDS encoding DUF2388 domain-containing protein → MRFRSTATALALIALPFASAMAEDDDLLRNLLSTGATTASSYITSGGDDKLVGPVQDDASSFIASDGAIRGPYLEAELQRLRNANPALRASSDLELAGAILAAEPH, encoded by the coding sequence ATGCGTTTCCGCAGTACCGCTACAGCCCTTGCCCTGATCGCCCTTCCGTTTGCCTCGGCCATGGCCGAAGACGACGACCTGCTGCGCAACCTCCTTTCCACCGGCGCCACCACCGCCTCCAGCTACATCACCAGCGGTGGTGACGACAAACTCGTCGGCCCCGTTCAGGACGACGCCAGCAGCTTCATCGCCAGTGACGGCGCCATACGCGGGCCGTACCTCGAGGCCGAGCTGCAACGCCTCCGCAACGCGAATCCTGCTCTGCGCGCGAGCAGTGACCTGGAACTGGCCGGCGCGATTCTGGCCGCTGAACCGCACTGA
- a CDS encoding VOC family protein codes for MSKALMGPIDQLGYLVDNLDQGMDRWVQRLGVGPWTAFRDVVLDGRYRGEAVQVEMNVGLAYQGDVQIELIEVVQDSASPYRDAQGRPLLGLHHIAWVVDDLDRELARLTSNGLQVVFEAHNPATRVAYLEDSAEPGVLFEIIQGAGMRDLIRNGIAVTKSWDGSQPIRTV; via the coding sequence ATGAGCAAAGCACTGATGGGCCCGATTGATCAGCTCGGCTACCTGGTCGACAACTTGGACCAGGGCATGGATCGCTGGGTGCAGCGTCTCGGCGTCGGTCCCTGGACGGCTTTCCGCGACGTTGTCCTGGACGGGCGCTACCGGGGTGAGGCGGTACAGGTGGAGATGAACGTGGGGCTGGCCTATCAGGGCGATGTCCAGATCGAGTTGATCGAGGTTGTCCAGGACAGCGCGTCGCCGTACCGCGATGCTCAAGGGCGTCCGTTGCTCGGGCTGCACCACATTGCCTGGGTGGTCGACGACCTCGACCGTGAACTGGCTCGCCTGACGAGCAATGGCCTGCAGGTGGTGTTCGAGGCCCACAACCCCGCGACACGGGTTGCCTATCTGGAGGATTCGGCGGAGCCCGGCGTCCTCTTTGAAATCATCCAGGGCGCGGGCATGCGTGACCTGATCCGAAACGGAATCGCCGTTACCAAGAGCTGGGACGGCAGCCAACCCATCCGTACCGTCTGA
- a CDS encoding SDR family oxidoreductase, with protein MTNRLEGKAALVLGVAPGNVGEAIARRYLDQGARVLVAGRRADALNAVAADLGCDARVCDITVEDQVNALVADAVQRLGGLDIGVNASGWGLLKPFLDHSRNDLEQMNAIQFSGPFQYFQALLRHMPAGGSIIQISSVTATIMFDQHAAYMGTKAGIDHVIRCIAHEFGHRGIRANSIAPGGVADAPMSGGGLHHPAIAALYQREIPLGRSGLAADVADAALWLASDESSFVTGQVIHVSGGQTLRRNPSMVDVIAAATSS; from the coding sequence ATGACGAATCGACTTGAAGGCAAGGCCGCCCTGGTGCTTGGCGTGGCGCCCGGCAATGTCGGCGAAGCCATCGCCCGCCGTTACCTCGACCAGGGCGCGCGCGTGCTGGTCGCCGGCCGCCGCGCCGATGCGCTGAATGCCGTCGCCGCCGACCTGGGCTGCGATGCCCGGGTCTGCGATATCACCGTGGAAGACCAGGTGAACGCCTTGGTCGCGGACGCCGTACAGCGCCTGGGCGGTCTCGACATCGGCGTCAATGCCAGCGGCTGGGGGCTGCTCAAGCCGTTCCTGGATCACAGCCGGAACGACCTGGAGCAGATGAACGCCATCCAGTTCAGTGGGCCTTTCCAGTATTTCCAGGCACTGCTGCGGCACATGCCGGCAGGCGGTTCGATCATCCAGATCTCGTCGGTCACGGCGACCATCATGTTCGACCAGCACGCCGCGTACATGGGTACCAAGGCCGGAATCGACCACGTGATCCGCTGTATCGCCCATGAGTTCGGGCATCGCGGCATCCGCGCCAACTCGATCGCGCCGGGCGGCGTGGCCGATGCGCCGATGTCCGGCGGCGGTCTGCACCATCCGGCCATTGCCGCGCTTTACCAGCGTGAAATCCCATTGGGTCGTAGTGGACTGGCCGCCGACGTCGCGGATGCCGCGCTGTGGCTGGCGAGCGACGAATCCAGTTTCGTGACCGGTCAAGTCATCCATGTGAGTGGCGGCCAGACCCTGCGGCGCAACCCGTCGATGGTCGACGTCATTGCCGCAGCAACATCCAGCTGA
- a CDS encoding glucose 1-dehydrogenase: MKRLEGKVALITGGARGQGEAEARRFVAEGARVVIADVLDAEGQRVASELGEAALFQHLDVTREDDWSAAVRVAQQHFGKLDVLVNNAAILKMASLETCSLEDYRRVIEVNQVGCWLGMKAVLPAMKAAGGGAIVNVSSTAGMEGVAWGTAYVSSKFAVRGMTKAAALELGAYGIRVNSVHPGGIDTNMARPPEMADIDPSTIYRGLPIPRIGRPDEVANLVLFLASDESSYCTGSEFIVDGGLLAGKAFN, encoded by the coding sequence ATGAAGCGATTGGAAGGCAAGGTGGCATTGATCACGGGCGGCGCCCGAGGCCAGGGCGAGGCGGAAGCCCGGCGCTTTGTCGCCGAGGGGGCGCGGGTGGTGATTGCCGACGTGCTGGATGCGGAAGGCCAGCGGGTTGCATCCGAGTTGGGCGAAGCCGCGCTGTTCCAGCATCTGGACGTCACCCGCGAGGACGACTGGAGTGCTGCGGTGCGTGTGGCGCAGCAGCACTTCGGCAAGCTCGACGTGCTGGTCAACAATGCCGCGATCCTCAAGATGGCGTCTCTTGAGACTTGCTCGCTGGAGGACTATCGCCGGGTGATCGAGGTAAACCAGGTGGGCTGCTGGCTGGGCATGAAGGCCGTACTGCCGGCGATGAAGGCCGCAGGCGGTGGGGCCATCGTCAATGTCTCGTCCACGGCGGGCATGGAGGGGGTGGCCTGGGGCACGGCCTACGTGTCCAGCAAGTTCGCCGTGCGTGGCATGACCAAGGCCGCCGCCCTGGAGCTCGGCGCGTACGGCATCCGGGTCAACTCCGTCCACCCCGGTGGGATCGACACGAACATGGCGCGGCCGCCGGAGATGGCCGACATCGATCCGTCGACGATCTACCGTGGCTTGCCGATCCCGCGTATCGGGCGCCCGGACGAAGTGGCGAATCTGGTGCTGTTCCTCGCCAGCGATGAATCGAGTTACTGCACCGGCTCGGAGTTCATCGTCGATGGCGGTCTGTTGGCGGGCAAGGCCTTCAACTGA
- a CDS encoding TetR/AcrR family transcriptional regulator, which produces MSRKLRWGDASRMESVGEGRAVILKAALDAMIEDGFDSFSIDDVAMRANISRRTLYRYYGSKKELIQAVISVENSAFFEEMQRSLAEFEDDFEAYLIECVCFSVRYRDHHNGGFHHSYLAKNVSPEVSAYILENIAPMWHSLLEGPYRQYIKRLSFAPAALEDIIELISRLGLSYCLAPVEEADIRRHIRLIRLVLDAPR; this is translated from the coding sequence ATGAGTCGGAAACTGCGCTGGGGAGATGCCAGCCGGATGGAGAGTGTCGGCGAGGGTCGCGCGGTCATCCTGAAGGCGGCGCTGGACGCCATGATCGAAGATGGTTTCGACAGTTTCTCCATCGACGATGTCGCCATGCGCGCCAACATCTCCCGCCGAACCCTTTACCGTTACTACGGCAGCAAGAAAGAGCTGATCCAGGCGGTCATCAGCGTCGAGAACAGTGCCTTCTTCGAAGAGATGCAGCGCAGCCTTGCCGAATTCGAGGACGACTTCGAGGCTTACCTGATCGAGTGCGTGTGTTTTTCAGTCCGCTACCGTGACCATCACAACGGCGGGTTCCACCACAGTTACCTGGCCAAGAACGTCTCCCCGGAAGTCTCCGCCTATATCCTCGAGAACATCGCGCCGATGTGGCACAGCCTGCTGGAAGGACCCTACCGGCAATACATCAAGCGCCTGTCATTCGCTCCCGCTGCCCTGGAAGACATCATCGAACTGATAAGCCGCCTCGGGTTGAGCTACTGCCTCGCCCCCGTCGAAGAAGCTGACATCAGGCGCCATATCCGACTGATCCGACTGGTGTTGGACGCCCCGCGATAA